Proteins encoded by one window of Rutidosis leptorrhynchoides isolate AG116_Rl617_1_P2 chromosome 7, CSIRO_AGI_Rlap_v1, whole genome shotgun sequence:
- the LOC139858582 gene encoding F-box/kelch-repeat protein At3g23880-like, with protein sequence MSNHIPFEIQIEILKKLPVKSVMRFRSVSKPWKSLIDSSRFVSDYNQRQTQPLLLITYEDPCKDGLKYLSVVDDDDDNLSKQMCDMSPFLSNSAKEMIQPTLVSSSQGLLCLYDDNFSKQMCYRAIIWNPWIRKSVTVTFPNFDYHNYGCVVGFGVCPKTSDPKLVKVTFPESFSSMEPWKIEVYSLSSGFWRSRSFSKISDVPCESLNFAPPSECVDGFIYWIAYCKDVSKLYWVIISFDLTNEEFGVIYLPDFLKCCYILGLSKHRESLVLLPHDYTSGYDSGVWMMEGGVTKTFRKLFTINSTDDGVNRMAISDKGEAILEMVESYRKENVASIGTYEYSSDSFNRTRITQICGFAFMSSYMETMLLHDY encoded by the coding sequence ATGTCGAACCACATACCATTTGAAATCCAAATTGAAATCCTGAAAAAGTTACCTGTGAAATCAGTAATGCGATTCAGAAGTGTGTCCAAACCATGGAAATCATTGATCGATAGCTCTCGTTTTGTTTCCGATTACAACCAGCGACAAACTCAACCGCTCCTACTTATTACGTATGAGGATCCCTGTAAGGATGGGCTGAAGTATCTTTCAgttgtagatgatgatgatgataacttaTCTAAACAGATGTGTGATATGTCTCCGTTTCTCTCAAATTCTGCAAAAGAAATGATCCAACCAACACTTGTAAGTAGCTCTCAAGGTttgttgtgtttgtatgatgataaTTTTTCTAAACAGATGTGTTATCGTGCTATAATTTGGAATCCGTGGATTAGAAAATCTGTTACTGTTACTTTCCCTAATTTTGATTATCACAATTATGGATGTGTTGTTGGTTTTGGGGTGTGTCCCAAAACTAGTGATCCTAAGCTTGTCAAGGTTACATTTCCTGAAAGTTTTTCTTCAATGGAACCTTGGAAAATTGAGGTTTATTCGTTAAGTTCGGGGTTTTGGAGAAGTCGTTCATTTAGCAAAATAAGTGATGTGCCTTGTGAATCCCTTAATTTTGCACCACCGAGTGAATGTGTTGACGGGTTTATTTATTGGATTGCTTATTGTAAGGATGTTTCTAAACTGTATTGGGTAATTATTTCCTTTGATTTGACTAATGAAGAATTTGGAGTAATATATCTTCCTGATTTTTTGAAATGCTGCTACATTTTGGGGTTGTCTAAGCACAGGGAGTCTCTTGTTTTGCTTCCCCACGATTACACTAGTGGATATGATTCTGGCGTATGGATGATGGAAGGCGGTGTTACAAAAACGTTCAGAAAACTATTTACTATAAACTCAACCGATGATGGTGTGAATCGGATGGCAATTAGTGACAAGGGTGAAGCAATCTTGGAAATGGTAGAGAGTTATAGAAAAGAAAATGTAGCATCGATTGGTACTTATGAATACTCCTCAGATTCATTCAACAGGACTAGGATTACTCAAATTTGTGGATTCGCCTTTATGAGCTCTTACATGGAAACAATGCTTCTGCACGATTATTAG